From a region of the Hemiscyllium ocellatum isolate sHemOce1 unplaced genomic scaffold, sHemOce1.pat.X.cur. scaffold_532_pat_ctg1, whole genome shotgun sequence genome:
- the LOC132813918 gene encoding FMR1-interacting protein NUFIP2-like isoform X1, which yields MENSVNREVDEHRSLGSANGVGTKYRRALDGGGGGGGGGGGSGYYRPVGRALGSEGSSFRSLGRLPGPEGGYYRQATPGRLQAGDGRVRNSGHFQPRGEPRVYGRRFERKPGDGAVNGFTRRWKPRPPGNRLTRTRDGGEGAESLEEAEGSGGAGEEEEEGEQPHGWMLFKPPATFPVGSSTARILPRISYASKVKENLSAEPTGTRGASDDHESGPRLGQGLGAIFHNQWGLSFITEPGMGAGDGARGEQRSGLNCGQEMADPGRLGAPSPDPTSTSSTSPPPPPPPVHRLNTDWQQYTDTDPPELQDVVRYFSTEWDRIWERHKREPSVVVLYEGSLNTTGLIE from the exons ATGGAGAACTCGGTCAATCGCGAGGTGGATGAACACAGGAGCCTGGGCTCAGCCAATGGCGTTGGTACAAAGTACCGTCGGGCGTTAGacggcggtggtggaggaggaggaggaggaggaggcagtGGATACTATCGGCCCGTGGGCCGGGCTCTGGGAAGTGAAGGCAGCTCCTTCCGGTCCCTGGGGAGGCTCCCAGGTCCTGAGGGTGGATACTACCGCCAGGCGACGCCCGGGAGGCTGCAGGCGGGAGACGGTAGGGTGAGGAACAGTGGTCACTTCCAGCCCCGCGGTGAGCCGAGGGTCTACGGGCGCAGGTTCGAGAGGAAGCCTGGCGACGGCGCCGTTAATGGATTCACCCGCAGGTGGAAACCCCGGCCCCCAGGGAACCGGCTAACCAGAACACGAGACGGTGGCGAAGGGGCTGAGTCCCTAGAAGAGGCAGAGGGGAGCGGGGGCgctggggaggaggaggaagagggagagcagccccacgGCTGGATGTTGTTCAAACCCCCAGCCACATTCCCAGTGGGGAGCAGCACCGCCCGAATCCTGCCCCGGATCAGTTACGCCAGTAAGGTGAAGGAGAATCTCAGCGCAGAGCCCACCGGGACCAGAGGAGCCAGCGATGACCACGAATCAGGCCCCAGGCTGGGCCAGGGACTGGGTGCCATCTTCCACAACCAGTGGGGCCTGTCTTTCATCACTGAGCCGGGAATGGGCGCCGGAGATGGGGCGCGAGGGGAACAACGTTCTGGACTGAACTGTGGGCAGGAGATGGCAGATCCAGGGCGACTGGGAGCACCCAGTCCagaccccacctccacctcctcaacctccccaccacccccacctccgCCCGTACACAGACTGAACACTGACTGGCAGCagtacacagacactgaccccccAGAGCTGCAGGATGTCGTACGTTATTTCTCTACAG AATGGGATCGCATTTGGGAGAGACACAAACGAG
- the LOC132813918 gene encoding FMR1-interacting protein NUFIP2-like isoform X2, whose translation MENSVNREVDEHRSLGSANGVGTKYRRALDGGGGGGGGGGGSGYYRPVGRALGSEGSSFRSLGRLPGPEGGYYRQATPGRLQAGDGRVRNSGHFQPRGEPRVYGRRFERKPGDGAVNGFTRRWKPRPPGNRLTRTRDGGEGAESLEEAEGSGGAGEEEEEGEQPHGWMLFKPPATFPVGSSTARILPRISYASKVKENLSAEPTGTRGASDDHESGPRLGQGLGAIFHNQWGLSFITEPGMGAGDGARGEQRSGLNCGQEMADPGRLGAPSPDPTSTSSTSPPPPPPPVHRLNTDWQQYTDTDPPELQDVNGIAFGRDTNESPLWSCCTRDH comes from the exons ATGGAGAACTCGGTCAATCGCGAGGTGGATGAACACAGGAGCCTGGGCTCAGCCAATGGCGTTGGTACAAAGTACCGTCGGGCGTTAGacggcggtggtggaggaggaggaggaggaggaggcagtGGATACTATCGGCCCGTGGGCCGGGCTCTGGGAAGTGAAGGCAGCTCCTTCCGGTCCCTGGGGAGGCTCCCAGGTCCTGAGGGTGGATACTACCGCCAGGCGACGCCCGGGAGGCTGCAGGCGGGAGACGGTAGGGTGAGGAACAGTGGTCACTTCCAGCCCCGCGGTGAGCCGAGGGTCTACGGGCGCAGGTTCGAGAGGAAGCCTGGCGACGGCGCCGTTAATGGATTCACCCGCAGGTGGAAACCCCGGCCCCCAGGGAACCGGCTAACCAGAACACGAGACGGTGGCGAAGGGGCTGAGTCCCTAGAAGAGGCAGAGGGGAGCGGGGGCgctggggaggaggaggaagagggagagcagccccacgGCTGGATGTTGTTCAAACCCCCAGCCACATTCCCAGTGGGGAGCAGCACCGCCCGAATCCTGCCCCGGATCAGTTACGCCAGTAAGGTGAAGGAGAATCTCAGCGCAGAGCCCACCGGGACCAGAGGAGCCAGCGATGACCACGAATCAGGCCCCAGGCTGGGCCAGGGACTGGGTGCCATCTTCCACAACCAGTGGGGCCTGTCTTTCATCACTGAGCCGGGAATGGGCGCCGGAGATGGGGCGCGAGGGGAACAACGTTCTGGACTGAACTGTGGGCAGGAGATGGCAGATCCAGGGCGACTGGGAGCACCCAGTCCagaccccacctccacctcctcaacctccccaccacccccacctccgCCCGTACACAGACTGAACACTGACTGGCAGCagtacacagacactgaccccccAGAGCTGCAGGATGTC AATGGGATCGCATTTGGGAGAGACACAAACGAG